A window from Leptothermofonsia sichuanensis E412 encodes these proteins:
- the psaB gene encoding photosystem I core protein PsaB, whose protein sequence is MATKFPKFSQDLQGDPTTRRIFYAIATAHDFESHDGMTEENLYQKIFASHFGHLAIIFLWTSGVLFHVAWQGNFEQWIKDPIHVKPIAHAIWDAQLGPAAIEAFTRAGARNPVDICYSGVYHWWYTQGIRTNAELFSGSLFLLLLAAIFLFAGWLHLQPKYRPSLAWFKNAESRLNHHLAGLFGVSSLAWAGHLIHVSIPESRGQHVGWDNFLTTPPHPAGLQAFFTLNWGAYAENPDTASHVFGTSQGAGTAILTFLGGFHPQTESLWLTDMAHHHLAIAVLFIVAGHMYRTNWGIGHNLKEMMDALQGPGWKGFFIAPKTGRGHQGIYETYNDSLHFQLGWHLACLGVITSLVAQHMYSMPPYAFLAKDYTTVSALYTHHQYIAGFLMVGAFAHGAIFMVRDYDPELNRDNVLARVLNHKEAIISHLSWVSMFLGFHTLGLYVHNDCEVAFGAPEKQILIEPVFAQWIQAVHGKALYGVSTLLSNPDSVASTAWPNYGNVWLPNWLEAINNGTNSLFLTIGPGDFYVHHAIALGLHVTTLILVKSALDARGSKLMPDKKDFGYSFPCDGPGRGGTCDISAWDGFYLAMFWMLNTLGWITFYFHWKHLAIWGGNVAQFNESSTYLMGWLRDYLWLYSGPLVNGYNPYGTSALAVWAWMFLFGHLVWAISFMFLITWRGYWQELIETLMWAHENTPLSFGYPKDKPVALSIVQARLVGLTHFTVGYIATYGAFLIGATAAKFG, encoded by the coding sequence ATGGCGACTAAATTTCCAAAATTTAGCCAGGATCTCCAGGGAGACCCGACAACCCGGCGGATCTTCTATGCGATCGCCACTGCCCACGATTTTGAAAGCCACGATGGCATGACCGAGGAGAATCTCTATCAGAAGATTTTCGCTTCCCACTTTGGCCATCTGGCAATCATCTTCCTGTGGACATCGGGCGTTCTGTTTCACGTAGCCTGGCAAGGTAACTTTGAGCAGTGGATCAAAGATCCCATACACGTTAAACCCATTGCCCATGCCATCTGGGATGCCCAGTTGGGACCAGCGGCGATTGAGGCGTTTACCCGCGCAGGGGCACGCAATCCTGTCGATATCTGTTACTCCGGCGTCTATCACTGGTGGTATACCCAGGGCATCCGCACCAATGCAGAACTGTTTTCCGGTTCTCTATTCCTCCTTCTGCTGGCAGCCATTTTTCTGTTTGCGGGCTGGTTGCATTTACAGCCCAAGTACCGTCCCAGTCTTGCCTGGTTCAAAAATGCTGAATCGCGGCTGAACCATCACCTGGCAGGGCTGTTTGGAGTCAGCTCTCTGGCATGGGCAGGGCACCTGATCCACGTTTCCATTCCTGAATCGCGGGGTCAGCACGTGGGCTGGGATAACTTTCTCACCACTCCCCCTCACCCGGCAGGTTTGCAAGCTTTCTTCACCCTGAACTGGGGAGCCTATGCAGAGAATCCGGATACGGCGTCCCATGTCTTCGGCACCTCCCAGGGCGCTGGAACAGCGATTCTCACTTTCCTGGGTGGCTTCCATCCTCAGACCGAGTCCCTCTGGTTGACGGATATGGCCCATCACCATCTGGCGATCGCGGTTCTATTCATCGTCGCCGGGCACATGTACCGCACCAACTGGGGCATAGGACATAACCTCAAAGAAATGATGGATGCCCTCCAGGGTCCAGGTTGGAAGGGATTCTTCATTGCCCCCAAAACTGGACGGGGACACCAGGGCATTTATGAAACCTACAACGATTCCCTTCACTTCCAGTTGGGCTGGCACCTGGCCTGTCTGGGGGTCATCACGTCCCTGGTGGCGCAGCATATGTACTCCATGCCGCCCTATGCTTTCCTGGCAAAGGATTACACAACGGTATCGGCACTTTATACTCATCACCAGTACATTGCAGGATTCCTGATGGTGGGTGCCTTTGCCCACGGTGCCATCTTCATGGTGCGGGACTATGATCCTGAATTGAACCGGGATAACGTACTGGCACGGGTACTGAACCATAAGGAAGCCATTATCTCTCACCTGAGTTGGGTGTCCATGTTCCTGGGCTTCCACACGCTGGGGCTATACGTCCACAACGATTGTGAAGTTGCCTTCGGTGCGCCGGAGAAGCAAATTCTAATTGAACCCGTGTTTGCCCAGTGGATTCAGGCTGTCCACGGGAAAGCCCTCTACGGGGTCAGCACGTTGCTCTCCAATCCAGATAGCGTTGCCTCCACGGCATGGCCCAACTATGGCAATGTCTGGCTGCCTAACTGGTTAGAAGCCATCAACAATGGCACCAATTCCTTGTTCCTGACCATTGGACCAGGTGACTTTTATGTGCACCATGCGATCGCCCTCGGTCTGCATGTCACCACCCTGATTCTGGTCAAGAGTGCGTTGGATGCACGCGGCTCGAAGCTGATGCCGGATAAAAAAGACTTTGGCTACAGCTTCCCCTGCGATGGCCCTGGTCGTGGCGGCACCTGCGACATCTCTGCCTGGGATGGTTTCTATCTCGCCATGTTCTGGATGCTCAACACCCTGGGCTGGATTACCTTCTACTTCCACTGGAAGCATCTGGCAATCTGGGGCGGCAATGTTGCCCAGTTCAACGAAAGCTCAACCTATCTAATGGGCTGGTTGCGCGACTATCTGTGGCTCTATTCCGGTCCCCTGGTCAACGGCTACAACCCCTATGGCACCAGCGCTCTGGCGGTTTGGGCATGGATGTTCCTGTTCGGGCACCTGGTTTGGGCAATCAGCTTTATGTTCCTGATTACCTGGAGAGGTTACTGGCAAGAGTTAATCGAAACCCTCATGTGGGCACACGAAAACACTCCCCTGTCCTTCGGCTATCCGAAAGATAAGCCCGTTGCCCTCTCTATCGTTCAGGCTCGTCTGGTTGGCTTAACCCACTTCACTGTTGGATACATTGCCACCTACGGGGCATTCCTGATTGGAGCCACAGCCGCCAAGTTTGGCTAG
- the psaA gene encoding photosystem I core protein PsaA, with protein sequence MVPRTPEQKQRVRVVVDRNPVPTSFEKWAQPGHFDRTLQRGPKTTTWIWNLHANAHDFDSHTSDLQEVSRKIFSAHFGHLAVIFIWLSGMYFHGAKFSNFSAWMADPLHVKPSAQVVWPIVGQEILNGDVGGGFHGIQITSGLFQMWRAAGFTNEFQLYCTAIGGLVMAALMLFAGWFHYHVSAPKLEWFQNMESYMNHHLAGLLGCGSLGWAGHQIHVALPTNELLDRGVSIKDIPLPHEFILNSNLMTDIYPSFARGLTPFFTLNWAAYSDFLTFKGGLNPVTGGLWLTDTAHHHLAIAVLFIIAGHFYRTNWGIGHSFKELMDDAKTPKMLPFLSFIGPRGHEGLNEIFETSWHANLSIHLVQMGTASLLAAHHMYAMPPYPYLATDYATVLSLFTHHVWIAGFLIVGGAAHAAIFMVRDYDPAQHINNVLDRVIRHRDAIVSHLAWVCQFLGFHSFAMYCHNDTMRAFGRPQDMFSDTGIQLQPIFAQWIQHLHTAAVGATNVAQPLGNVFGGLRNIELGGLGVTAPNILGPVSHAWGGGVVAVGGKVAMMPIPLGTADFMIHHIHAFTIHVTALVLLKGVLFSRSSRLIPDKANLGFRFPCDGPGRGGTCQVSGWDHVFIGLFWMYNSLSIVIFHFFWKMQSDVWGTVNPDGTISHITAGNFATSSITNNGWLRDFLWAQSSQVITSYGSALSAYGIVFLGAHFVFGFSLMFLFSGRGYWQELIESIVWAHNKLKITPAIQPRALSIIHGRAVGVSHYLLGGIATTWAFFLARMAAIG encoded by the coding sequence ATGGTTCCACGCACTCCTGAGCAAAAGCAACGCGTCAGGGTTGTGGTAGATAGGAATCCGGTGCCCACCTCTTTCGAGAAATGGGCGCAACCAGGTCATTTCGATCGCACCCTCCAGCGAGGTCCCAAAACCACTACCTGGATTTGGAATCTCCATGCCAATGCTCATGACTTTGATAGCCACACCAGTGATTTACAGGAGGTTTCTCGCAAAATCTTCTCGGCTCACTTCGGGCATCTTGCCGTCATTTTTATCTGGCTTAGTGGCATGTATTTTCATGGCGCTAAGTTCTCTAACTTCTCTGCCTGGATGGCAGACCCCCTTCATGTGAAGCCCAGTGCCCAGGTGGTTTGGCCCATCGTGGGTCAGGAAATTTTGAATGGAGATGTGGGCGGCGGGTTCCACGGCATTCAAATTACCTCTGGATTGTTTCAGATGTGGCGGGCGGCTGGATTCACCAATGAGTTTCAGCTTTACTGCACAGCCATTGGGGGACTGGTAATGGCAGCCCTGATGTTATTTGCAGGCTGGTTCCATTACCACGTCAGTGCTCCCAAACTGGAATGGTTCCAGAACATGGAATCCTACATGAACCACCACCTGGCAGGGTTGCTGGGCTGCGGTTCCCTGGGTTGGGCAGGTCACCAGATTCATGTCGCTCTGCCGACAAATGAACTGCTGGATCGGGGGGTTTCGATCAAAGACATTCCCCTGCCCCACGAGTTCATCCTTAACTCGAACCTGATGACCGATATCTATCCCAGTTTTGCCCGGGGATTGACTCCCTTCTTTACGCTCAACTGGGCCGCCTATTCCGATTTCCTTACCTTTAAGGGCGGGTTGAATCCAGTAACAGGCGGGTTGTGGTTGACGGATACGGCCCATCACCATCTGGCAATTGCAGTTCTATTCATCATTGCCGGTCACTTCTACCGCACCAACTGGGGCATCGGTCACAGTTTCAAAGAACTGATGGATGATGCCAAGACTCCGAAAATGCTGCCCTTCCTGAGCTTCATCGGTCCTCGTGGGCACGAAGGGTTGAATGAAATCTTCGAGACTTCCTGGCACGCCAACCTCTCGATCCACCTGGTGCAGATGGGTACTGCCAGTCTGCTGGCGGCACACCATATGTACGCCATGCCCCCCTATCCCTATCTGGCAACCGACTATGCCACGGTATTATCTCTCTTTACCCATCATGTCTGGATTGCTGGTTTTCTGATCGTGGGTGGGGCTGCTCACGCGGCTATCTTTATGGTGCGCGACTATGATCCGGCACAGCACATCAATAACGTGCTGGATCGGGTAATTCGGCACCGGGATGCGATCGTCTCCCACCTTGCCTGGGTCTGTCAGTTCCTGGGTTTCCACAGCTTTGCCATGTACTGTCATAACGACACCATGCGGGCATTTGGTCGTCCTCAGGATATGTTCTCAGACACGGGGATTCAGCTTCAGCCCATCTTTGCTCAATGGATTCAACACCTCCATACGGCAGCCGTTGGGGCAACCAACGTGGCACAACCCCTGGGCAATGTGTTTGGTGGGCTGCGAAACATTGAACTGGGCGGTCTGGGCGTGACGGCTCCCAATATCCTGGGTCCGGTCAGCCATGCCTGGGGCGGTGGCGTCGTGGCAGTCGGTGGCAAGGTGGCGATGATGCCCATTCCCCTGGGTACGGCGGATTTCATGATCCACCACATCCATGCCTTTACCATCCATGTCACAGCTCTGGTCTTACTGAAGGGTGTGCTGTTTTCCCGCAGTTCTCGCCTGATTCCCGATAAGGCGAACCTCGGTTTCCGATTCCCCTGTGATGGTCCGGGACGGGGTGGCACCTGCCAGGTGTCTGGCTGGGATCATGTCTTCATTGGCTTGTTCTGGATGTACAACTCCCTGTCGATTGTGATTTTCCACTTCTTCTGGAAGATGCAGTCCGATGTGTGGGGGACGGTGAATCCAGATGGCACCATCAGCCACATTACGGCTGGAAACTTTGCCACTTCATCGATTACCAACAATGGCTGGCTACGAGATTTCCTCTGGGCACAGTCCAGTCAGGTAATTACTTCCTACGGTTCAGCCCTGTCTGCCTATGGCATTGTCTTCCTGGGTGCCCACTTTGTCTTCGGTTTCAGCCTTATGTTCCTGTTCAGTGGTCGCGGCTACTGGCAAGAACTGATTGAGTCGATTGTTTGGGCTCACAACAAGCTCAAGATTACCCCTGCCATTCAACCTCGCGCCCTCAGCATCATTCATGGTCGGGCGGTTGGGGTATCTCACTACCTGTTGGGAGGAATCGCCACTACCTGGGCGTTTTTCCTGGCACGAATGGCAGCGATTGGGTAA
- a CDS encoding photosynthetic reaction center family protein — MMTQFGRAIAADSDRPDQISAPDQQTQRKRITFSWERFCQWVTSTENRIYIGWFGVIMIPTLSTAAITFIIAFIAAPPVDVAGTGEMLSGSLWSGNNIITAAVVPLSAAIGLHFYPIWEAASINEWLYNGGPYQLIVFHFLIGIICYQDREWELSYRLGMRPWISLAFTAPVAATVSVLLVYPVAQGSFSAGMPLGICGTFNFMFLFQADHNILMSPLHQMGVIGVFGGAFLCSVHGSLVTSTLVRKTNPDESINAGYTLGQRETTYSFKAAQRYQQRLFWRQVSFPTSRSVHFLLAALPVAGIWSAALGVDIAAFNFDRLTFNEAPAIYSQGHRIPTWLDSIQQSNLGVAAMSERATHNFPPELALPDELLVDEG; from the coding sequence ATGATGACACAATTTGGTCGGGCGATCGCAGCGGATAGCGATCGCCCTGACCAAATCTCTGCACCCGATCAACAAACCCAACGCAAACGCATCACCTTCTCGTGGGAACGGTTTTGCCAGTGGGTTACCAGTACCGAAAACCGAATCTATATCGGTTGGTTTGGGGTGATCATGATTCCCACGCTGTCAACCGCAGCCATTACTTTTATCATTGCGTTTATCGCTGCGCCACCCGTTGATGTAGCAGGTACGGGTGAAATGCTTTCCGGTTCCCTCTGGAGTGGCAACAATATCATTACAGCAGCGGTTGTTCCCCTGTCGGCGGCGATCGGGTTGCACTTTTATCCCATCTGGGAAGCGGCCTCAATCAATGAATGGCTTTATAACGGGGGACCCTATCAACTCATTGTTTTCCATTTTCTGATTGGCATCATCTGCTACCAGGATCGGGAATGGGAATTAAGCTATCGTCTGGGAATGCGCCCCTGGATTTCCCTGGCATTCACCGCTCCTGTTGCGGCTACTGTATCGGTCTTGCTGGTCTATCCGGTGGCTCAAGGGAGCTTTTCAGCGGGAATGCCCCTGGGGATCTGTGGCACCTTCAACTTCATGTTCCTGTTTCAGGCAGACCACAATATCTTGATGAGTCCCCTGCATCAAATGGGTGTCATTGGTGTGTTTGGTGGTGCATTTCTCTGTTCAGTGCATGGGTCTCTTGTGACCTCAACACTGGTGCGGAAAACCAACCCGGACGAATCCATCAACGCCGGCTACACCCTTGGGCAACGGGAAACTACCTATAGCTTTAAGGCTGCTCAACGGTATCAGCAACGGTTATTCTGGCGGCAAGTTAGCTTCCCAACTTCCCGCTCAGTTCATTTTCTTCTGGCAGCGCTGCCGGTTGCAGGAATCTGGTCGGCGGCGCTGGGGGTGGATATCGCTGCATTTAATTTCGACAGGCTTACGTTCAATGAAGCTCCAGCGATTTATTCTCAGGGGCATCGCATTCCAACGTGGCTTGACTCAATTCAGCAGAGCAATCTGGGGGTTGCAGCGATGAGTGAGCGCGCGACTCACAATTTTCCCCCTGAACTTGCTCTGCCTGATGAGCTTTTGGTTGATGAAGGTTAG
- a CDS encoding response regulator translates to MSKHVLIIDDEPDIREATQVCLEIAKGWRVTTASSSREGLEKAISEQPDVVLLDVMMPDMDGLVTFEHLRTNPTTRHIPVILLTAKAQPADRRHFTQLEVAGVITKPYDPITLADQIAQLLE, encoded by the coding sequence ATGTCGAAACACGTTCTCATCATCGACGATGAACCGGATATTCGTGAGGCGACCCAGGTTTGCCTGGAGATTGCTAAAGGCTGGCGGGTTACCACAGCCAGTTCCAGCCGTGAAGGACTGGAGAAAGCAATATCTGAACAGCCCGATGTCGTCCTGCTGGATGTAATGATGCCTGATATGGATGGATTGGTGACATTTGAACACTTACGCACGAACCCAACCACCCGCCACATCCCAGTGATTTTGCTAACCGCCAAAGCCCAACCGGCCGATCGCCGCCACTTCACCCAACTAGAGGTGGCAGGTGTGATCACAAAACCCTACGATCCAATTACCCTGGCAGACCAGATTGCACAACTTCTGGAATAA
- a CDS encoding ATP-binding protein, translating to MQSEFQPLEPSNLVPLSGQVDGFEGLLHRMTNRIRQSLELPEILNATVAEIQAFLRTDRVKVYRFYDDESGEVVAEAIQDQQLPSLIGHSFPAEDIPPEARELFLKARQRSIVDVERGQIGLSPLGEDAGDLNGDIRFRPVDPCHVEYLTAMGVRSSLVVPILDRDRLWGLLVSHHSKPRCITEQELQVVQLVADQVSVAIAQSNLLSQARLKAAQEATINQITTLLHASPDIQLRAALEQVITALQGCGGRIYLAPQTLQQSPQLVTCGSQPALPESWKLRDANGNRRKPGQTPLHFFPIEQHPYWQTWLEMEDAVDPDAGIWAISDLYQAVMPSDLAVALLATEVRGLLIGRLQYRQQVLGYLTVFRNEVDIERVWAGRRDRNDPRHLRPRQSFETWRELKRNQAQPWSDADISLVRALSNHIAVALHQVSLYQQVQALNSDLRRDIQKRRQAEIKISTLNAQLEQRVLERTTELQRANAELMREIAERERALVERQQAQASLARLSHQNELILNSAGEGIYGLDLQGKITFANPAAARMLGYEVSELIGQWMHTLLNHAGFDGTPYLLSENPIYATLRDGTLQSRSEDLFQRRDGSRFPVEYVSTPIHEQDSIVGAVVIFKDITDRQIVEQMKDEFISIVSHELRTPLTSIRSTLGLLASGWLRSYPDKSQRMLEIAFSNTNRLVRLISDILDVERIKFGKVMMEKKTCNAADLMVQSVDAMRAMADKAGITLSLTPASATLWADPDRIIQTLTNLLSNAIKFSPPGSTVWLTAEIRNQEATLLIPQTQEGSKALTEARNNSTHAAAMGNFDRRQEPEAGSQQANHSTPTTHYPPNPAPLAACILFSIKDQGIGIPEDKLETIFDRFQQVDTSNSRSRGGSGLGLTICRGIVQQHGGRIWVESQLGQGSTFYVALPLGEHCESHSS from the coding sequence ATGCAATCTGAATTCCAGCCTCTGGAACCATCCAACCTTGTTCCATTATCCGGGCAGGTTGATGGGTTTGAAGGGCTACTGCACCGAATGACAAACCGTATTCGTCAGTCTCTGGAATTGCCTGAGATTCTGAATGCAACTGTTGCGGAGATTCAGGCATTTCTGAGAACTGATCGGGTTAAAGTCTACCGCTTTTACGACGATGAAAGCGGGGAGGTTGTGGCAGAAGCCATCCAGGATCAGCAGTTGCCGTCCTTAATCGGGCACAGTTTTCCAGCAGAAGATATTCCACCTGAAGCCCGGGAACTGTTTCTCAAAGCTCGCCAGCGCTCTATTGTGGATGTTGAAAGGGGACAGATTGGGCTGAGTCCCTTAGGGGAGGATGCCGGTGACTTGAATGGCGATATCCGATTTCGTCCAGTAGACCCCTGCCACGTGGAATACCTGACCGCCATGGGAGTGCGCTCTTCGCTGGTGGTGCCCATTCTGGACCGCGATCGCCTCTGGGGGCTGCTGGTTTCCCACCACAGCAAGCCCCGCTGTATTACCGAGCAGGAACTTCAGGTGGTGCAACTGGTGGCGGATCAGGTTTCAGTGGCGATCGCCCAGTCAAATTTGCTCAGCCAGGCACGGCTGAAAGCCGCCCAGGAAGCCACAATTAACCAGATTACCACGCTCCTTCATGCCAGCCCCGATATCCAGTTGCGGGCAGCCCTGGAACAGGTGATCACTGCCCTGCAAGGATGTGGCGGCAGAATTTATCTGGCACCCCAAACCCTCCAGCAGTCTCCCCAACTGGTTACCTGTGGCAGCCAACCTGCCCTGCCTGAATCCTGGAAACTGCGAGATGCGAATGGCAACCGGCGGAAACCAGGTCAGACTCCTTTACACTTCTTCCCAATCGAGCAGCATCCCTACTGGCAAACCTGGCTGGAAATGGAAGACGCTGTAGACCCTGACGCGGGCATCTGGGCAATTTCCGACCTGTACCAGGCGGTGATGCCTTCCGATCTGGCCGTTGCCCTCCTGGCTACAGAGGTACGCGGTCTATTGATTGGGCGTCTCCAGTACCGACAGCAAGTGCTGGGTTACCTGACGGTTTTTCGGAATGAAGTTGATATTGAGCGCGTCTGGGCGGGGCGGCGCGATCGCAACGACCCCCGCCATCTCCGTCCCCGCCAATCCTTTGAAACCTGGCGCGAATTAAAACGCAACCAGGCTCAACCCTGGTCTGATGCCGATATCAGCCTGGTGCGGGCACTCAGCAACCATATTGCGGTTGCGCTGCACCAGGTCAGCCTCTATCAGCAAGTGCAGGCATTGAATAGTGACCTGAGACGGGATATTCAAAAGCGCAGACAGGCAGAAATCAAGATCTCTACGCTCAATGCCCAGCTAGAACAACGAGTCCTAGAACGGACAACCGAACTGCAACGGGCAAACGCGGAACTGATGCGAGAAATTGCCGAACGGGAACGCGCCCTGGTAGAGCGCCAGCAGGCACAGGCCTCCCTGGCACGCCTCAGCCACCAAAACGAACTCATCCTTAACTCTGCTGGTGAGGGCATTTATGGACTCGATCTTCAGGGTAAAATCACCTTTGCCAACCCAGCCGCCGCCAGAATGCTGGGTTATGAAGTCTCGGAACTGATTGGGCAATGGATGCATACCCTCCTGAACCATGCCGGCTTCGACGGCACCCCCTACCTGCTATCCGAAAATCCCATCTACGCCACTCTGCGGGATGGCACCCTCCAGTCCAGATCAGAGGACCTGTTTCAACGCCGGGATGGCTCCCGCTTTCCGGTTGAATATGTCAGCACACCGATTCATGAACAGGACAGCATCGTTGGCGCGGTCGTCATTTTCAAAGACATCACAGACCGGCAAATTGTCGAACAAATGAAAGACGAATTCATTTCCATTGTCAGCCATGAACTGCGTACCCCCCTCACATCTATTCGCAGCACCCTGGGCTTACTGGCCAGCGGCTGGCTCCGCAGCTACCCCGACAAAAGTCAGCGAATGCTGGAAATTGCCTTCTCCAACACTAACCGTCTGGTGCGGCTGATCAGCGACATTCTGGATGTCGAGCGGATCAAGTTTGGCAAAGTCATGATGGAGAAGAAAACGTGCAATGCTGCCGACCTGATGGTGCAGTCTGTGGATGCTATGCGCGCCATGGCAGACAAAGCAGGCATCACCCTCTCCCTGACGCCTGCCTCTGCGACCCTCTGGGCAGACCCCGATCGCATTATCCAGACCCTCACCAACCTCCTCAGCAATGCCATTAAGTTCTCACCCCCTGGTTCGACAGTCTGGCTAACCGCAGAAATCAGAAACCAGGAAGCAACGCTGTTAATTCCGCAAACCCAGGAAGGATCAAAAGCGTTGACAGAAGCCAGGAATAATTCTACACACGCAGCAGCCATGGGCAATTTTGATCGCCGTCAGGAGCCAGAAGCTGGAAGCCAGCAGGCGAACCATTCAACGCCCACCACCCACTACCCACCGAACCCCGCTCCCCTGGCAGCCTGCATTCTCTTTTCCATCAAAGATCAGGGGATTGGCATTCCAGAGGATAAACTGGAGACTATCTTTGATCGCTTTCAGCAGGTTGACACCTCAAACTCCCGCAGTCGGGGTGGCAGTGGATTGGGACTAACCATCTGTCGTGGCATTGTGCAACAACATGGTGGAAGAATTTGGGTGGAGAGTCAGTTAGGGCAAGGAAGTACCTTCTACGTCGCTTTGCCGCTTGGTGAACACTGCGAGAGTCATTCTTCGTAA
- a CDS encoding response regulator, translated as MRILLVEDDECVARTLETILTRESYAVDIAFDGEVGWRLIETFAYDLILLDVLLPKVDGLTLCQRLRSHNYQMPVLLVTTQATSRDRIAGLDAGADDYLTKPFEVLELLARIRVLLRRVNTPVLSILAWEHLQLDPTAREVRYGDRLLHLTPKEYRMLELFLRNPHHVFSRSGILEHLWAVEEAPGEDTVTAHIKGLRQKLKKAGAPSDLIETVYGIGYRLKRNGGNHAGSTPTDNTSTRHPLADNAASRWNAHAPNGPEAVTSVLVMGDRDGNEQSGIEPSCQVQQTRAALAEIWEKFKPRNCDRLRLLEQTIDLWQQGDLDNDQLEQGRWAAHKLAGALGIFGLTTGSQIAATLETCFRQGERPTPAIFHHLTQQLAELNTELHRGPEPSPQPTWSVRCPLLLVDDDCSLVDQIVESSVSMQMRVEQIFELKTVEDGMAAHQLGKICDAVVLNFPLADVTDADLTRLQRLTHQLPPIPILLFTDQDNLDRRIWLAKSGIYAVVSKALAGRALELIKRFQCRAGRVMAEARSLTPKPARVMVVDDDPQVLMVMRALLEPWGLQLTTVEHPLQFWHTLETCAPDLLILDVEMPHFNGIELCQAVRNAPQWSQIPVLFLTVHTDATTLQQALMAGANDLIGKPIQDSEVVNRILSQLERTQLLRSMAELNV; from the coding sequence ATGAGAATTCTGCTGGTTGAGGATGACGAGTGTGTAGCAAGAACCCTTGAAACAATCCTCACAAGAGAAAGTTACGCGGTTGATATCGCTTTTGACGGCGAGGTTGGCTGGCGATTGATTGAAACCTTCGCCTACGACCTGATTTTGCTGGACGTGTTGTTGCCTAAGGTAGATGGGCTGACCCTGTGTCAGCGGTTGCGATCGCACAATTACCAGATGCCTGTGCTGCTGGTCACAACGCAGGCGACCAGCCGCGACCGGATAGCAGGTCTGGATGCAGGAGCTGATGATTACCTCACTAAGCCGTTTGAAGTGCTGGAATTGCTGGCCCGTATCCGGGTGCTCCTGCGGCGCGTTAACACACCCGTCCTGTCAATCCTGGCATGGGAACACTTGCAGCTTGATCCGACTGCCCGGGAAGTCCGGTACGGCGATCGCCTCCTGCATCTGACCCCTAAGGAATATCGAATGCTGGAGTTGTTTCTGCGCAATCCTCACCATGTCTTTAGTCGCAGTGGCATCCTGGAACATTTATGGGCAGTAGAGGAAGCGCCTGGTGAAGACACGGTGACAGCCCATATTAAAGGGTTGCGCCAAAAGCTGAAAAAAGCCGGGGCACCGTCGGATCTGATTGAAACGGTATATGGTATCGGCTATCGCCTGAAACGGAATGGAGGCAACCATGCTGGCTCAACCCCAACCGACAACACCTCAACCCGGCACCCCTTAGCAGACAATGCTGCCAGCCGGTGGAACGCCCATGCCCCAAATGGGCCAGAGGCGGTAACCAGTGTCCTGGTCATGGGTGACCGGGACGGGAATGAACAATCGGGGATTGAGCCATCCTGCCAGGTGCAACAAACCAGAGCCGCCCTGGCCGAAATCTGGGAGAAGTTTAAGCCGCGAAACTGCGATCGCCTGCGACTTTTGGAACAGACAATAGACCTCTGGCAACAGGGCGACCTGGATAATGACCAGCTTGAGCAGGGTCGGTGGGCAGCCCATAAGCTTGCCGGAGCACTGGGAATTTTTGGGTTGACTACAGGCTCCCAAATTGCGGCCACTTTAGAAACCTGCTTCAGGCAGGGCGAGCGTCCGACACCAGCAATCTTTCATCACCTGACACAGCAGTTGGCAGAACTGAACACTGAACTGCATCGAGGTCCCGAACCGTCACCTCAACCCACCTGGAGCGTGCGTTGCCCCCTGCTGCTGGTAGATGATGATTGCTCTCTGGTTGATCAAATCGTGGAATCTTCCGTGTCCATGCAGATGCGGGTCGAGCAAATTTTTGAATTAAAAACAGTCGAAGACGGGATGGCTGCCCACCAGTTGGGGAAAATCTGCGATGCTGTGGTGCTCAATTTTCCCCTGGCGGATGTCACAGACGCCGATCTGACCCGGTTACAACGCCTGACTCACCAGCTTCCACCCATTCCGATTTTGCTGTTCACCGATCAAGACAACCTGGATCGACGCATCTGGTTAGCCAAATCAGGCATTTATGCGGTGGTTTCTAAGGCGTTAGCCGGGCGCGCGCTGGAATTGATTAAGCGCTTCCAGTGCCGGGCTGGCAGGGTGATGGCTGAAGCGCGATCGCTGACCCCAAAGCCGGCACGCGTGATGGTAGTAGACGACGACCCGCAGGTGTTGATGGTAATGCGGGCATTGCTGGAACCCTGGGGGCTACAATTGACCACAGTGGAACATCCTCTCCAGTTCTGGCATACGCTGGAAACCTGTGCTCCTGATTTGCTCATCCTGGATGTTGAAATGCCTCATTTTAATGGCATTGAGCTTTGTCAGGCTGTGCGTAATGCCCCCCAGTGGAGCCAGATCCCAGTTTTATTTCTGACGGTACATACCGATGCAACCACGCTTCAGCAGGCACTGATGGCTGGAGCGAATGACCTGATTGGTAAACCCATTCAAGACTCTGAAGTCGTAAATCGTATCCTCAGTCAGCTAGAGCGGACCCAGCTATTGCGCAGTATGGCGGAGCTAAACGTGTGA